ttcgatcgatttctctCTCTAACCAGCATCTCGACAAGATCACGGCCTGCAAGTAAGATTAGCTACCTTTTGAGCCTTTTGCGCTACCAACGGGAACGAACAAATTGCACTTAATTGGAACAGTTGAAATCCGTAACGTCCGCAGTACTGCCTACGAGGGATTAAGGATTGGAAGAACTGTCGCGATTGTGTAGCGTCCAGATCGTCCCAGTATTCAGTTGATTGGATGCTAATTGCACGTCTTTGCGTTAAGTTATTAAGTTTGTGCAAAACACTTCATGCACAAAGTTAGGAGTCCGTTTGGAGTCGATTTATGTGCATCAAGTGTGACTACCGACAGTTCCTTTTAGCTAAAATCATCAATCATGGATAGTAATAACATAAATGCATGAGAAGAAGACTAGTTTACAATGACCCTTTTAGATCGTGTTTCACCTCAACGTGCTTCATGAACTACAATATAATAGTAAACGATAAACTTTGGGGCcgtttataaatatttatttgtctTCAAAGTGTGGTGCCGGTGTTATTCTGCTGCTTTTCCCCACcgtcgctgatggtgccgGTGTTATTCTGCTGCTTTTCCCCACCGTCGCTGATGGTCCCGTCCTGTCGCGGCGGGAAGCATGTCAAACCGCATCTCTTTACGCGAGTGATCACCATGGAGCTAAGCTAAGTTTGACACCATGGAAGCGAACTTATATGAACATTCACATCGGCCGGTATAATTAGTATAATTTTCTCAATCAATAAATGCCTTGCATTAATAGTTCCCAAGAATATTTCCAGCACCACGAATAGACGAAACCAAGTGTTTGCCGACTCTGCCAAAGCGCTGATGAATTCGATGCACCAAGCATCATTTAGGCACACTTTTCAATCAACTTAGATTCAGCAGGCTTGTGTCACTAAAAACTGTTCCAGCTCCATGCCAGGACGGCCTTTTAGCCATAGTTTGGCCAACGGATCAAGAGCGAAACCGATACTTTTACAGCAAAGCGAAAAAATCATCTAGGCAGAAGgacgaaaatgaagaaagCCCCATTTTCTGTCGTTGGTAAGCTTTTTACAGCAGCACTAAGATACGTTAAGATCCTTAAAGGCGGAGGAGGatagtttaataaaaaatggatAAAAGTGAATATTTtcctaaaacaaacaaacaaacaaaacaagttGAGCTTTTCTTTGGCCCAAATCAACCATAGCCACCTATTAAACCTTAGCCCAAATCAACCTTAGCCACCTGTAGGTTTAAAGCTACAAAGCGAATTACATTTGTTGTAAATCGGATCTTTAGAAGTATTTTCAGAAAAGTCTTCAACTTCTCCCAATAATAATGGACTACTTTCTCCACAAAGCATATACCTTTTTGGTTCAGCTGCCAGAATAGATATCACTAaagtaaaatgcaaataaatcatATCATCAGCCTATGGGTAAAAATAATAAGCAAAACGATGGGCTAAAAACCTATGGTTAGCTTCATTCGGTAGAAATAACTCTGTTGGTACTATATGCATTTTAAAAACCGTAAAATTAGTAAAATCCGCTTGCGGGATAACTTATCGGGAAAATATGTCAAACGATAAGAATGtaataaatgaaaatcaacGCAATAATGTACTCGGCTCAGACCTGAAACATATTCGAACGGGCATTATTAGGCATGTATTtatggaaaatcaataaagTCTACCAAGAGAAAAGGAATTAGTGGTAAAGCCAAAGTAGTTCTCGAAACCAAGAGATATTATAACAATTCTCGATTGGGTGAATATACTTGTGTTTTTCATATATGAATAAACTAATCAATTGAAACAAACCAAATGCAAATTTTCAGTACAATTGAAGGAGGATGGGTTTTAAACACTTTTGCATACTGATATCCGTGACAAAACTGTgtaaaaaatatcaacatttaaaaacgaactaaagaaacgatcaaacaaagaaaatgtATGTATGATGAACtttctcataaaaaaatatcgcATATTCGAAAAATGTGAATCATTTGCAATATTCCAGCTGGGCGAGctttaaatttatattttgcatttttctaaACCTGAATAAATTAACCGAACCACCATATTCCAAATCGGTCAATAACATTCAAATAAGGATACAGGCTGTTCGCTTCTCAGCCTAGACGATACCGGTATGACAGAAGGGATATAAAGTGTGCAATAAATTTCCTCAAAACTAACCGTATGATTCTTAGGAAGTCAAGACTTCATCCTTTAACGCTCGTCCTATCATCCGTTCCATTTAGCAGAACGAGGACCAGATGAGTAAATATTTGCACCCAGTAGACACCATCTTCCGTCCATGGCTCGTGCCTTTCGCTCTGCACGGTATCATTGACTTGTTATCGCTTTGTTATCGTTGTCGGCACAAAAATTTCATCAACACGTGCTAGCATCACCTCGTAGAGCAGAGCATACCGACGATGGACAAGTGGGACGATGAAGGTACGATCCTTTGATATGTCCGGGCCTGCCAGCCTCACAGAAGGATCCGATTTTTTAATGCATCCTCCGTCCTTACTTCGTTCCTTTTTGCTTTGGTGACGCAGACGTCTTATACCATGAGGGCCATATGGAGCTGGCTTGATGaacgatatgtgtgtgtgaaagcaGGCGCTCGGAATAAATTATGCATGTTATTCAGGTAGCGCGCAATACTGAAGGACCTGACCAAACACCAGCGCTAACGACATTTCTAAGTGAAGAAATGGATTAGAAAGCCACACCAGCCGAGTCCTGCTCTCGGCTCCGGGTCGCATAAAGTGACGcacttttcaaaaaaatacGATTTAGCGAGCAAACACGCAGTTCGAGAAACACTTTCTTTCGTTAATGAAAATCtttgaagcgaaatgaaataaaacagcaAGCACTTACGTTCGTCCTGTACCTCAAATCATAGCTCTCGTCTTTTTACAGCAGTTCTAGTTTATTGAGATTTACGATAAATATGTGTATTCAACACCTGATGTGCATTTACGTTCTGCAAGGGCGTAAACGTAAAAGGGGAATGTGTAGACGAATTCATAAGAGGATCGGTGTTAACCCCGTGGTCCGGTCATCGTGTATTCGTATGCATGTGTCTTTGCGTCAGCGTGATTACAACTTGTACGATTCTTTCTGCTGGACATCCGGTTTACCATTTCACGACACTCCATGTTCCGACCGGGCAATGTAACACGAGACCTTCCATCCGCCAATGATCATTCATGGAATTTTTGGGcaatccattttccttcctcaCCGGCCACGGTCACGGTATCCTATTTGGAGTCGTCCGTTGAACGAACATCTTGTGTTCTCGTTAATCGGAGACACATCCCGATGGTCATACTGCCCAGTGCTTCCATTCGTCGAgaggagaacgaggagaacggaacagaacgatGTACGGACAAGCCGGAGCCGGGGAAGAGTGTTCCTTATTGGCTTTTGCTGGTTCGTCCGCCAAGCGGCTTCACAACTATTTAGTACATTGACTCATTGGGTAATTTGGGCTCACAGTCGTTCCACAGTGGGAACCATGGAACACTAGGGCTGCGGATAGGTTTATCTTCATGCTTCACTGCATACCGCACGGACCAAACGGACATCCCTTGGGTTAGCATCCCGTGGTATCATCTTCTTTTTCagtaaaatatatatatatatatgtatatgtattaCACTATCAAACATTGCAAAAAACATGATCCCTGTCACATCGAGTAGATTAAGCAGCAACCGATACCGGGAGAAGACTAAACACGAGGGCGTTTctagtggtttttttttgtggtgatttttttggttcctttttttctcgcttcatTTCGCGcttttgtgtgtatttgttgCTAATCCACAATGACGCCTTCTCGTGCCTCGTTGCAGTAACAATTAGGTTCGCTGCCAAGCGGCAAACGCCGCAGACAACGGCCGACGCGGTACGGTTTGTGTTTGCTGGGAATCTCGTTGACTCTCGTTCCGAGTGTCGGAGGTTTACAATGGTGGAATGTGAAGAAGGACTGGGCACGTGGGCACCTCGCAACCCCCCGGGTTTGTCGTAGTACTCTCTGATTACACTCTGAGACAACACAACCAGACACCAGAGGAGGGGAGGATGTTGGGTGCTTACTTCTTGAAGCAGGAGATGGGATTGAAGTAACACTGACGGTACCGAATCTGGCGTTTCATCTCCGGTGCCCGGTACAGTTGGtcccagccaccaccaccaccaccgcttatGGCACTGGAGACGGCAAAGTAAGGGCcaggaggaagaagcagaaacaatAGGCCGTTAAGGAATCTTGCACGCCATTGGCACACTTAGGAAGTCGGGGAACTTACTTGCTCTGGGCGTACTgcgccagcagctgcagttgTAACGGATCCAAACCATAGTTGTCCAGCTGGTTCGATACGTACGAGTTGTAGTTTGTGTAGAGCTTCCTCAGTTCGTTGGGATTTATCTCGGGGAGATCCTGCGAGCCGACGATGTGCGCACGAGGGTGGTAGACAAAGATCGGAaagttttaatatttaatgcCTGCAAGAAACCGTCTCCGACGCTGTAGATgcttgaaatgatgatgacgatggcggtaatggtggtgacggtggtgaggGAAGATGCTTCCAAATCGAACTCATTTCTCTTGTCTCCAATTTTCCGATGCTGTCCGGAAGAGTCCGGAACCAGAGCTGATGGATTATGACGAAAGTTTCCAGTTGCTTCCGATGGAGTGGCGTCTTTAAGGTTGCTTTGCCATGCATTAATGCTGGAGTAGCATAATTTAGCTCAGAACATCAGAAAGGGGCATAATATGAATCCTTAAGATTCATCATTCTTCTGCTCCCTCGTCACTCCCACTCTCACATTTTAATTAGTTCCTGTACCGCCAGACTGTTGGCTTTTCGAGTCGTATCCATTACCGTGGATGACGACTACAAGTGGCAATAAATAGTTAAAAACATCTTTGACCTTTGCATGGGCCATTAAACATCTCGATTTTGATGTTTGGTTTCAGATACGGTTTAAATTTGTGTAGAATATTATAAGGTGCCTGACCACGATAGCCATTTTTAAAGTTAAGCAACTTTCTTTGGAACTTTCTTTGGATATTTCAGGCGCACAGCCACGATGGCAACTTTGTTGTGCATGACAAGCGTTTAAAGTGTGTTTACTcatcataaataaataaataagaacTAATAGAGATTTTAACAAcgattttgaataatttggAACTGGTCAATTCCAAAGTTTATACAGTCGATGTGTGGATGGGGAGATTTTTACAGTTTTTATAGCGAATTTTCAACCAGCATCATGATATGaacatttgaatttgaaagaCCATTGTAACCATTCGTTTACTGTTCTTAACAGAAAGTTGCTATCATCGTTATGGGCCTATAGTCCACGTACCGCATATTTGCTCTGTTGCAGTTGTTTCTACGTTCACAATGTTAAATGAGGTGTAAAAGCAACAATTACTTTCAAAAGATAACGGATAATACCATTATGCGTCATAAAAGCTTCCGACAATCGCAAAGGATACCTTGCGACCAGAGCGACCTGTTGATCGTGCAAACGATGCACGTACCGGGAGAAAATGATTCTCATCGTCGACGGCACCAGAACCGAACGCCACCAAGGATCATAAACTTCTGGCATACGATGCTGCTAGCACGATAAATCAACCGAAGAAAACTGCTTCGCCATAAGCGAGTGGAGGAGCCGCCATGAGAAGTTCGTGTGGATGCTTTTGTGTGTAACCGCTTGACGGTcaatttccttctcctttccatACTGATTGCTTGTTTATGTGCTCGGAATTTATGTTGACACCGGCACGTTACGGTCAACCAGCCACGCTGCATCCCCAGGCCCGACCCACCTAAGTGGCCGCAGCTCGTGGAATGCGTTTTTTTGCAAGCGACCCAAGAGTCCACTTGTTGCGCTTTACGTGTTTCGTACAAATGAGCAAACAAATGGGCAGCACAAAAGGCGAACAACAAGGCGATAAAAAGGCTAAAATTAACATCAACCAAATGGAAACACAACACCCGGGACGGGGTCAAAACAATGGGAAACATAGTGGAGATAGCAAACtgcaaattgaaaaccaaTACCATCAACAACACGCTCGCTTATGAAGTGCAACATCGTACAATTGGTCCTTCTTCCGGACATCCGCACGGCCGGTCGTGTGGTTTGGTTCGAGTGTCGGGCCAGGATAAGCACCCCACACACTCCGCACTAACCACAAGCAGCTTACCTGATTATCGATTGCATTTTGCGGTCGGCTGGTACCCTGCTTTACGACGCACAGCAGAGCCATGGCGAACAGGATCTGTCTCGAAAGCGTTACGGGagcagtcatcgtcgtcggtcgtgggGTGCTGCTTGCTGGTTTACTTCCGACCAAGATTTGATGCAGTTTGCTTACGGGTGCACTTTGGCGTGAGACCTTCAGGTGTTTGGTATTTCGCACTAGGGAGCGGTAGCAGGAGAGTTTGAAGTAATGTTTTCCCGATCGCCTCAGGTTAAAGGCTGGAAGGGAAACAAACCACACGGGCAGACtgttatgaaaatgaaatacaatTATCTTCGACGGACATTGAAGGGAGAGGTATTAGAAGTGTTACAGTGTTGCACCGCGGATCGCGGATAGATCCAAGATTTCTGTAAAGGAAAAAGTTGAAGGCGAAGGCAGAAACATGCCTTTGGCTAAGATTATGAGATAAATTGATATTCAACCAACGGCCACCGATCATCGCGAGTAAGTTAAGATTAGTATTTGTCGAACGAAAGGCGCTGTTGATGGATCCGACGGGTTGTGAAACATCGATAGCAGCGATACCTTGGCTGTCAATAATAACGGAGCAAACGCAAAAGTTTCTTCTTTCGTGTTAAACAAATTGCACAGCTCTGTAAAACATTCATGGAAAGTAGAAGTGGCAGCATATGCCAAACATGTTTATGAAcacgggaaggaaggaaaacgatgCCATGTTAATGCACCGTTTCTTCACAAAAGCTGGGAGAAATTCAGCAAAATCGTTAAACATAAAAGACATagtaatgaaaaatgtaaaaaacaaGGAATGACTACCTGAATAAGACAGTTTAGTAATATAAatcagaaaaaaatataaaagatCCTTCCATTGTTGTTTCAAAATTCAACATACTATAACTTATTTTTACAAATACTTATGTAGAATGTCCGGTTTTTTATTTAGTATTTATCACAATCTTTCTTAGAAGTGGAATCAGTGGCTCTcttaaatatatttattaCATTTATGTTTATAAAATATTATCAAAGATGCAATATTATCGTTTGAATATATATGATGCTATATAAAATTCAGTGGAATCGCCATTTTGAATCAAGATGCAAAGTGGAAATCAAGATGGAAAAAGCTAAATGCTTATGTTgttgataaaatttaaaatttttataATCAGAGAAAATAATTAGAATATACTGCTGCCAAAGCTACCGCAAGTTTAGTTACATCAAAACGTGTACCAATCTTACCGTTCTTTGAGATTCTCATGCTCCTGACGGTGCTGTGGCCAGTGCAGTAGCTAAATATAGTCTCacttaaaacaaacattctgCCAAAGACCATTCTCTGGGAGGCTCAAGCAACGCTTGAAACCCTAATTATATCCCACATGATATATATTCtaattccccctccccttcctcgctGGTAACATTTGTACGGTCACAAAAGGTTGGACCTGTCCGATGAATAAGTgaaagggcaaaaaaaaagcaaacgaaaaacgtGTCTCGAAAGCTAATATTTTTCTTTGGCAAAAATGCCACCGGTTACTTTCACATTGACGCGAAAAAGGATGATGGCCCATGGAACCTGGGCTTTCATCCCGTTTTCCAGGTTGCGGAGTCGCCCACTGTGTCGATTACAGAATCCGTTAACGGAGccattgctggtggtgacagTTCGATTGTACGACACATCATCGACACTGCATTGGGGTGGTTGGtactgtgttttgttttccactttttttgtccattatttggtttttatcgttttctgctgcttgcATGGTTTCCGCCCTGCAGCCCACTTGGAATGCTAATTTCGATATGCTGCTAGTCCGTTGGCGTACGTAGGatatgcaaaaagaaaaatgacgCCTATGGCCAGTTGCGTTGTTTTTCATTAATCACGGATGGCCGGCACGgatggcgcctccatcggaacCCGTTCGAATGTTGTACCAGCCACACACCGCAAGCGGTCAGTATAGCAGTGGTATCTGCGAATCAGCACGACGCCGGTTGCAATACCGGCAGCAGAAGCTATTTCAAACTCACCAAACCATGAAATGAAGGGTTCACTCTTTGTAAGCATAAAGGTTTTCTTCTGACGTTCTTTGGTTCGTACCAGAATCGTGTCAAACCCATGAACGGTATGTTAATTTGTGTGACAGTGCGCAGTGTGCTTGGGTGGAAGTTGATGAGGACCTTTATCTCGCAATTTAAACGCAGTAATTACTCCCGGTGCCCAACGAGGTGGAGGTAATTATTCCCAAGCGATACGGTACCTTGGGTGTCTTATATCCAGGAGCAAGAGCTTGTCGCCACCCCCGTCGTCTCGTTCTAAAGAACGCTGAGCTGAGATTGGACGTTAAATTGTACGTAATTCGTAACGGAAACTTTTCCGCTGTTGTCAATGACGATCTAATACGTGGTTTGGGAAATCAGAAAAAGCTCAAAATGCACAGAGCAACAGGCGCCATTACACGATAATTCTGTTAGATTACTCTCGAGAGAATCAGTAAACCATTACAGTTTGCCATGTGATAAGTAAAATCACCAATGATTGATGGTTCATTTTATTAGCATTAAAAAATCTCAATAGGTTTAAGTAATATGTTGAGACCAAAATAATTTGTCATGTATTGTTCGTTTCCTCGCTAGCATTCAAATCGAGTGTGGCGtagaaaaatcatttcaaggGCAAAAATTTAGCTTTCTTGTGATCGTGATTCTATGAATGCAGTATCGAGAGAAAAGAGTGGCACAATATCGTGCTGGTATTAGCGACACGAGTCTGACACCCATTTCGGACTTTTCGGCTCGGTCAATCGttaaaaacacaaataaaacaaGCAACAATGCATGGGCGATATTTTCGCGTTATTAAAACCTGTTGATGGCTGTCGCCGTGATTGACGAGGGTAGGAAAGTATTTTCTGTCAAATTCAAATTTGCTATCTTTTCGGACAGAGAAAGGCAATGTAGGGTGAGGGAGTGAGGAGCATGTTTCCTCAAAATGACTGGCGATCAAACGTATGTGCTTGGCCTTTAACCAGGTAGTTGCCTGGCTTTGCAACTGCTTCATTATCGTAGGTTGTGATTTTCTtatcaaaagaaaatgtgCCAAATGAAGGTGTCAGCTCATACATTTCTCCTGGAATTTTGTCACCAACCTGGGGCTCTGCATGCTATGTTGGAAGCTCGCAAGCCTTCCACCGTCGCTTGACGGAACCTCTGACGGTGGTTTCTTTGAAACAATAAGTTGGGGTGTCGTCCGTTTCTGCTAGGttaatattttcttttccgtcATATGATACGCTAATGCACACATGCTCTTGATtcgttgttgcgttgtgttgtaCGCCAAAGGGTATTTAGAACGAGCGCGTGCAGTGCAGGGAATGGTTTCAGTGCTAGCCCGCTATGTTATATTTTCTGGCTGACTTTCTGTTTAGCTTTTTGGTAGTTAGAACATATTTAACGAATGTTAATATTTTGAGCATTTAGatttggttgcttggtttttggttcaTGTTTTTTAACAAATAATAGTACTATTGTTCAATTGAAATCtcattgaatttgaaaaagttatcatattataaaaaataaaaaatattcataaacaATTCAAACACCCAGGAATAAGCGAAAAAATCTTTCACAATGAAATTCAAAGGTGTTTACAGATGCTTTgtatttttgctttcattcaaCATTTGTTTGTAAGGCCTAAATCTAATCTCTTATAGTCCTTATTTTAGCAGAAAGGCACTAGACTGttctgcaatgattaaactaTGGTTTGTAGCGGTTGTTTCAATCCCGTGTTAGTTCCGATGTCCACTCTTTCTAACCACTCTTACTAACGGCCATTGAGGTCGTAAAAAGCCGGACATAAAACCGGGCCCATAATGCGTTTTAACGATTAACacatgaaccaaatcaatcaaCTAGCCTTGCCATTTAGCACTAATACTTGAACTTCCGGCTTGTCCTTAATACCGTTTCATTGTTTCCCTTCGTTTAGGACGGTCGCAAAACGATGGGTTTTAATACGTATTTAATAGGGGAAAACCCCTTGCAATCGGATCAGTGAGCGTCGGGGACGAGGAAGGACGGCGGCAAAGGCGCGTCCAATACTGTGTTCCATTAATTGGAGACACCGACGTGTGACCTTACATCACTTATGCATCACGACCTCGTCTGGGTGTGAGAATCTAATCCGTTGCCGGCCCCTTCAGATCGTCCTTAGTATTCTCGGTTTACTCACGCTTACGTGTACCGGTGCGTCGATTCCGTACCGTTCTCGAGGTTGTTGTAGTGAATGAATGAGCCGCACTTGAATTCCGAAACAAAAGTACCACCTGGAGTCTCAGCTGCACCACTAATCACTGCGCCACTAAGAACCACCACTGCTGGCGAATGCTTCCGCGGCAACTGTTGCTGTGTCTCTAAGGCGAGCCTGTTGCGATATGAATGATCCGGAAGCGGCCGGTACAATATTTATACTCGAACTGGCGCGGCCCAAAGCCGAAAGCTCGGTCGGTGtaactgtgtctgtgttgagGCGCAGACCGTTCGCACGCAGCCCTCGATTGTTGCTCTCTGTTGCTCGTGCATTCTCCAGCTTTCGGTCTCACCTACTTTGCTCTGCGAGGACTCCGAACTAGGTAAGCGGTGGTGGCATCTCGCTTCTGTGCCAGTTCGGCATACCTTGGGTTAACAACGATCGTAAGGATTTGCTGGGACGCGCGCGTAAAAGCgtgtccttttccttttcctcgaccGCTTCTTCAACAGAGGAGGATGATGCGtctttttctcacttttaGATGGTAGGCGTGTGGAGCCGTTCAAAGTGTCCATCAACAAGTGAGTCCAATGAAAAAAGACCTCTACGAGAGGCCTCGATAAGCAATGCTGTCATACGGGGCCTTGTGTGAAGGTAAGAAATTTCCTTTCCGTGGCATTACCATTGGTATGGCGGTGTTATGGACAATCCACCACAGCAATAACGTCTTCGTGATTCTCGCTGCTGGCTACCAATAACAGGTACACCAATGTGTTCAACAATGTATCGATAGTTTACCGGTTGATCAAGGTTTATACATTATCATCCGGAAATAGAATACTGGATtcgtttttctattttgctaTTTTCAACTCGGGTAATGTAACTGCCATTTTTGACTTTTGCTAGTGACCCTCTGTTACACCCTACGCTCTCCGGATGCTAATCCATCCTAACCAACAAGGCATTAACCATGTTGGCGTTGTCTGTCATTATTTATCAAAACGACATCATAACGACGGACCTGTGAGAGAGGCCGTGCAAAAACacgacacatacacgcgcgatGAGCAAACAAATTAGCATGCAGATATGGTTGAACCCCACGGATCAAAGAAAACCGGCGGTGGCTGGAGTTGGTGTGACGTTTTGGGACAGGGAGCTGTGCCATCATCGGTGAAATTATCTTTAAAACTTCTCACGGGGCGTACGGGAGGTGAGCGTTGAAATATcattagcatcatcatcgccaaccaTCGCCCGACGATCTCTCAGCTCTGCTTCGCCGCGAAAACTCTGCAAATGTTTCTTGCACCCAGACCTTGATACCATTGCATTTACTGTCGGATCATTAGTTtgagaaaaaccgaaaatgtGCCAAGCAACTCTTCAACCTGCTTCTTCGGGGTCGTACggccttgttgttgtttatcagTTGCCGTGCATGGGTGACATTCGACAAGAAATGCAAGAAACGTGACTTTGAATTTTGTGCAACCATTCAATCATGGAAGTCAATCGCTGGTCGATGGTGGAAACATTGCGATgacttgaaattttcaagatTATGCTGCTGATATTTAGATTAATGCTGTCCCAAGCCCGGATGTCCCGGGACCCTGGATGCTGATAGGGACTGCCTGGTGCAAATGCAGAGTCAATACATACAACCTGACTTTACATTGCCCTGATTGCTCGCGGTGGTCCTATTGTTGCCGATGTCGTAGTACAGGATACAATCGAGTTAGTTGGAATGAAATGACATAATTTCCCCAGGCCGAAAGTGATGACTCTCAGCTTTCTAGGATTTTAACACTCCGAACCGAATGCCCAGCGGCCGTTAAACGATCAATTTTAGAATGTCGATGGCG
The sequence above is a segment of the Anopheles darlingi chromosome 2, idAnoDarlMG_H_01, whole genome shotgun sequence genome. Coding sequences within it:
- the LOC125948070 gene encoding uncharacterized protein LOC125948070, with translation MTAPVTLSRQILFAMALLCVVKQGTSRPQNAIDNQDLPEINPNELRKLYTNYNSYVSNQLDNYGLDPLQLQLLAQYAQSNAISGGGGGGWDQLYRAPEMKRQIRYRQCYFNPISCFKK